The Micromonospora sp. NBC_00421 genome contains a region encoding:
- a CDS encoding LacI family DNA-binding transcriptional regulator yields MKRPTIADVARRAGVSKGAVSYALNGQPGVSETTRQRILAIAAEIGFSPSSAARALSGATADAVGLALCRPARILGIEPFFMELISGVEAELSARSYALTLQVVADQEAEIAVYRRWWAERRVDGVLVCDLRTDDIRVPALEELQLPAVVIGGPGHTGTLASVWSDEAAALAETVEYLVALGHRKIARVGGLPSLLHTGIRTDAFTEVCGRLGLTEAATVWSDYTGEEGARATRRLLSSAQRPTALIYDNDVMAIAGLSVAQEMGLGVPADLSIVAWDDSPLCQLVHPPLTALSRDIPAYGAHAARQLLAVIAGEPVDGLQDETAHLTPRGSTAPPRAR; encoded by the coding sequence CGGGCGTCTCGGAGACCACCCGGCAGCGGATCCTGGCGATCGCCGCCGAGATCGGCTTCAGCCCGAGCAGCGCCGCCCGCGCGCTCTCCGGCGCCACCGCCGACGCGGTCGGCCTGGCGCTGTGCCGGCCAGCCCGGATACTCGGCATCGAGCCGTTCTTCATGGAGCTGATCAGCGGCGTCGAGGCCGAACTCTCCGCCCGCTCGTACGCGCTGACCCTCCAGGTGGTGGCCGACCAGGAGGCGGAGATCGCGGTCTACCGACGGTGGTGGGCCGAGCGGCGGGTGGACGGGGTCCTCGTCTGCGACCTGCGTACCGACGACATCCGGGTGCCCGCCCTGGAAGAACTGCAACTACCCGCCGTGGTGATCGGCGGGCCGGGGCACACCGGCACGTTGGCCAGCGTCTGGTCCGACGAGGCGGCGGCGCTGGCCGAGACGGTGGAATACCTGGTCGCGCTCGGCCACCGCAAGATCGCCCGGGTCGGTGGTCTGCCCTCGCTGCTGCACACCGGCATCCGGACCGACGCCTTCACCGAGGTGTGCGGTCGGCTCGGGCTCACCGAGGCGGCGACCGTGTGGTCCGACTACACCGGCGAGGAGGGCGCCCGGGCCACCCGACGGTTGCTCAGCTCCGCCCAGCGCCCCACCGCGCTGATCTACGACAACGACGTGATGGCGATCGCCGGGCTCTCCGTGGCCCAGGAGATGGGGCTCGGCGTGCCCGCCGACCTGTCCATCGTGGCCTGGGACGACTCCCCGCTGTGCCAGCTGGTCCACCCGCCGCTGACAGCGCTCAGCCGGGACATCCCCGCCTACGGCGCGCACGCCGCCCGCCAACTGCTCGCCGTCATCGCCGGCGAGCCGGTCGACGGGCTCCAGGACGAGACGGCGCACCTGACCCCGCGCGGCAGCACCGCACCGCCCCGGGCGAGGTGA
- a CDS encoding putative bifunctional diguanylate cyclase/phosphodiesterase yields the protein MTVAPLLRRPPSAPIVFSLLAALLIGAGLADVLPPLAATALAGAGGCALAIRRLFRLTTTGGPDRRARHRRRAAALLNAAVTVAGLTVAVLPLTPTVRRVEVAAVGLGVATLAYAVGLLLLPGHSRLTPRARLRRGVDVLGLGTALLFAGWVLVPPGPVPPVVRVVTVVGAGGLAGLLVSALADGRRRPGAARCRVGAAAVLLGLADLVALLAYRAPGAALLTAVPLLAGGALLTATAMARVSAGDPAGLSGPPPAWPRVTAPAVVATVAAVGHLVFVGGFTRTAVLLGLAVIPPLVGRELISATDNRRWAGLLAAREAYFRTLVSGGRDLTLVLDDGLRVHWLSEAGERWFGLRQDEVCGLALADLLHPDDAPVVLARLAAQPDDGVPPLLVARMRAGDGGWREIESTVSDQRDVPEVAAVVLHVRDVGERRRWERELRRIAATDPLTGLATRRELLRVLDERCGTPGALLVLDVHGLDLSPDGPAPAGADAVLTTTLRRLRDVVGPRDLVARLSGTEFAVVTDAASVPAYALGGRLLAALTEPCPVSTGMVRLRVGVGLAELAGAGPPDVLRQAELARRRAVQLGRNRVEFYDACLEEQLVRRLDLERELPGALARGELDLVYQPVLALADRRPAGIEALLRWRSPVLGTVLPAELLPVAEDLGLLGELGRWVLDRACRQLADWSYGGRELWLAVNVTLAELLAPDLVPRVAAVLAGHNVPAERLVLEIAASRLGTDLPTVVTRLAGLRSMGVRTALDDFRAEHASLAQLRRLPIDLLKVQPQPAVPADGARPLIDVVVGLGERLGVTVVMAELESEPDVDRATRAGCRYGQGYALARPATAERVEAYFAEFPTTAR from the coding sequence GTGACCGTCGCTCCCCTCCTCCGCCGCCCACCGTCCGCCCCGATCGTGTTCTCGCTGCTCGCCGCGCTGCTGATCGGTGCCGGCCTGGCAGATGTCCTCCCGCCGCTGGCGGCCACCGCGCTCGCCGGCGCCGGCGGCTGCGCGCTGGCCATCCGTCGACTGTTCCGACTGACCACCACGGGTGGCCCGGACCGGCGGGCCCGGCACCGCCGCCGGGCCGCCGCCCTGCTCAACGCCGCGGTGACGGTGGCCGGGCTGACCGTGGCGGTGTTACCGCTGACGCCGACGGTACGGCGGGTCGAGGTCGCGGCGGTCGGGCTCGGCGTGGCCACCCTGGCGTACGCGGTCGGTCTGCTCCTGCTGCCCGGCCACTCCCGGCTGACTCCCCGGGCCCGGTTGCGCCGTGGGGTGGACGTGCTCGGCCTGGGCACCGCGCTGCTCTTCGCCGGCTGGGTGCTGGTCCCGCCCGGTCCGGTGCCGCCGGTGGTCCGGGTGGTCACCGTGGTCGGCGCGGGTGGTCTGGCCGGGTTGCTGGTGAGCGCGTTGGCCGACGGGCGTCGTCGTCCCGGGGCGGCCCGCTGTCGGGTCGGGGCGGCGGCCGTCCTGCTCGGGCTGGCCGACCTGGTGGCACTGCTGGCCTACCGGGCCCCCGGGGCGGCGCTGCTGACCGCGGTGCCGTTGCTGGCCGGCGGGGCGCTGCTGACCGCCACCGCGATGGCCCGGGTCTCGGCGGGTGACCCGGCCGGTCTGTCCGGTCCACCGCCGGCCTGGCCACGGGTGACCGCCCCCGCGGTGGTGGCCACCGTGGCGGCGGTCGGCCACCTGGTGTTCGTGGGCGGCTTCACCCGGACCGCCGTCCTGCTGGGGCTGGCGGTGATCCCGCCGTTGGTGGGCCGGGAGTTGATCTCCGCGACCGACAACCGACGGTGGGCGGGCCTGCTGGCCGCCCGGGAGGCGTATTTCCGGACGTTGGTCTCGGGTGGTCGCGACCTGACCCTGGTGCTCGACGACGGGTTGCGGGTCCACTGGCTGTCGGAGGCCGGCGAGCGCTGGTTCGGGCTGCGCCAGGACGAGGTGTGCGGGCTGGCGCTGGCCGACCTGTTGCACCCGGACGACGCCCCGGTCGTCCTGGCCCGGCTGGCCGCGCAGCCCGACGACGGTGTTCCGCCGCTGCTGGTGGCCAGGATGCGGGCCGGTGACGGTGGCTGGCGCGAGATCGAGTCGACGGTGAGCGACCAGCGGGACGTGCCGGAGGTTGCCGCGGTGGTGCTGCACGTGCGGGACGTCGGGGAACGCCGCCGGTGGGAACGTGAGCTGCGTCGGATCGCGGCCACCGACCCGCTCACCGGGCTGGCCACCCGGCGGGAGCTGTTGCGGGTGCTCGACGAGCGGTGCGGCACGCCCGGTGCCCTGCTCGTGCTCGACGTGCACGGCCTCGACCTGTCGCCGGACGGGCCCGCTCCCGCGGGGGCCGACGCCGTCCTGACCACCACCCTCCGCCGGCTGCGTGACGTGGTCGGTCCCCGGGACCTGGTGGCCCGGCTGTCCGGCACGGAGTTCGCGGTGGTCACCGATGCCGCCTCGGTGCCGGCGTACGCGTTGGGCGGACGACTGCTCGCCGCGTTGACCGAGCCGTGTCCGGTGTCGACGGGGATGGTGCGGTTACGGGTCGGCGTGGGCCTGGCCGAGCTGGCCGGCGCGGGGCCGCCGGACGTGCTGCGCCAGGCCGAACTGGCGCGTCGCCGGGCCGTCCAGCTCGGCCGGAACCGGGTCGAGTTCTACGACGCCTGCCTGGAGGAGCAACTGGTCCGCCGGCTGGACCTGGAACGGGAACTTCCCGGCGCGCTGGCCCGGGGCGAGTTGGACCTGGTCTACCAGCCGGTGCTGGCGTTGGCCGACCGGCGCCCCGCCGGCATCGAGGCGTTGTTGCGGTGGCGCAGCCCGGTCCTGGGCACCGTGCTGCCGGCCGAGTTGTTACCCGTCGCCGAGGATCTCGGCCTGCTGGGTGAGCTGGGTAGGTGGGTGCTGGACCGGGCCTGCCGGCAGCTCGCCGACTGGTCGTACGGGGGCCGGGAACTGTGGCTGGCGGTCAACGTCACCCTGGCCGAGCTGTTGGCGCCGGATCTGGTGCCCCGGGTGGCGGCGGTGTTGGCCGGGCACAACGTCCCGGCGGAACGGCTGGTGCTGGAGATCGCCGCGTCGAGGCTCGGCACCGATCTGCCGACGGTGGTGACCCGGCTTGCCGGGTTGCGGTCGATGGGGGTGCGCACCGCGCTCGACGACTTCCGGGCGGAGCACGCCTCCCTGGCCCAGCTCCGCCGGCTGCCGATCGACCTGTTGAAGGTGCAGCCGCAGCCGGCCGTGCCGGCCGACGGTGCCCGTCCGCTGATCGACGTGGTGGTGGGCCTGGGGGAGCGGCTGGGGGTGACGGTGGTGATGGCGGAGCTGGAGTCCGAGCCGGACGTCGACCGGGCTACCCGGGCCGGCTGCCGGTACGGCCAGGGTTACGCGCTGGCGCGGCCGGCCACCGCCGAACGGGTCGAGGCGTACTTCGCGGAGTTCCCGACCACAGCCCGGTGA
- a CDS encoding PH domain-containing protein, translating into MSSADTIRFRHNQAILVAAVIATVGALPLAAARWYLLPVLLIPLVVAVWAWRSGTDADPRELRLRALAGSRRVPWEQVVELAADPRGRAVVRLADGHQLPLPAVRGADLPRLVSITGQTRPDTH; encoded by the coding sequence GTGAGTAGCGCCGACACCATCCGCTTCCGGCACAACCAGGCCATCCTGGTCGCGGCCGTGATCGCCACCGTCGGCGCGCTGCCCCTGGCCGCCGCCCGGTGGTACCTGCTGCCCGTACTGCTGATCCCGCTTGTCGTCGCGGTCTGGGCCTGGCGCTCCGGCACCGACGCCGACCCGCGCGAGCTGCGGCTGCGAGCGCTGGCCGGAAGCCGACGGGTGCCCTGGGAACAGGTCGTCGAGTTGGCCGCCGACCCACGCGGCCGGGCCGTCGTCCGGCTCGCCGACGGGCATCAGCTGCCCCTTCCCGCCGTCCGCGGCGCGGACCTGCCCCGACTGGTCTCGATCACCGGGCAGACCCGGCCCGACACCCACTGA
- a CDS encoding 2-hydroxyacid dehydrogenase: MKVWIPHSAGVELLGPVPCGVTVQPWTDPANPPGDPADVRFWVPPFLAGTDTTTMLDRLPDLAVVQLLSAGADAWTGRVPAGVTLCDARGVHDAGTAEWVVTAILAQLRGFPALARAQARREWAYDQVAPTDELTGKRVLIVGAGSIGAAVRDRLAPFDVTFTLVARSARPAEGVHAVAELPRLLPEADVVVLLVPLTDATRGLVDADFLAAMPDGALLVNAARGPVADTSALVAELTSGRLRAALDVTEPEPLPADHPLWELPNVLLTPHVAGSVRGLLPRAYRLVGEQVRRFAAGTPLVNRVVDGY, encoded by the coding sequence GTGAAGGTATGGATTCCGCATTCCGCCGGTGTCGAGCTGCTCGGGCCGGTGCCGTGCGGTGTCACCGTACAGCCGTGGACCGATCCGGCGAATCCCCCCGGCGACCCGGCGGACGTCCGGTTCTGGGTGCCGCCGTTCCTGGCCGGCACGGACACCACGACGATGCTGGACCGGCTGCCCGACCTGGCGGTGGTGCAGCTCCTCTCCGCGGGGGCGGACGCCTGGACCGGTCGGGTGCCTGCCGGGGTCACCCTGTGCGACGCCCGGGGGGTGCACGACGCCGGCACCGCCGAGTGGGTGGTCACCGCGATCCTCGCCCAGTTGCGCGGCTTCCCGGCGCTGGCCCGCGCCCAGGCCCGGCGGGAGTGGGCGTACGACCAGGTCGCGCCGACCGACGAGCTGACCGGCAAGCGGGTGCTGATCGTGGGGGCCGGCTCGATCGGCGCGGCGGTACGGGACCGGCTGGCCCCGTTCGACGTCACCTTCACCCTGGTCGCCCGCAGCGCCCGGCCGGCCGAAGGGGTCCACGCGGTGGCCGAGTTGCCGCGGTTGTTGCCCGAGGCCGACGTGGTGGTGCTGTTGGTGCCGTTGACCGACGCCACCCGGGGGTTGGTGGACGCCGACTTCCTGGCCGCCATGCCGGACGGGGCGCTGCTGGTCAACGCCGCCCGTGGCCCGGTGGCGGACACCTCGGCGCTGGTCGCGGAGCTGACCTCGGGCCGGCTGCGGGCGGCGCTGGACGTGACCGAACCGGAGCCGTTGCCCGCCGACCATCCGCTCTGGGAGCTGCCGAACGTGCTGCTCACCCCGCACGTCGCCGGCTCGGTGCGCGGGCTGCTGCCCCGGGCGTACCGGCTGGTGGGGGAGCAGGTGCGCCGGTTCGCCGCCGGGACGCCGCTCGTCAACCGGGTGGTGGACGGCTACTGA
- a CDS encoding GAF domain-containing SpoIIE family protein phosphatase — translation MTERTERPAVDIPALADPARLRSLTDTGLGAAPDEAFDRFARLVSDLLDVPVALVSLVSETRQFFPGAVGLPDPWAARRQTPLSHSFCQHVIDTEIPLVLPDARLYPRVRDNLAVPELGVIAYAGMPLTDLDGRVLGSLCAIDSKPRAWTKAQLRTLADLAAACSSELRLRIALDAAEEARRLVEQAHDRLNLLASLSETLAGTLDVETAVGRLADAVVPLLADWATVTLVDRAGTPRRVTAVHRDPARAAEVARLGELALHRLGPASITRTVLRTGQPVLRGVADLADIRQASDAPELVTLAERLGFASHLTVPVPAPGRGAVMGAVTLVNGPGRRAFDDDDLGTALEIGRRAGQAVGNGWIYGEQRHVAEVLQHSMLPQLPQSPWVELVARYQPAADRVEVGGDWYDAFVQPDGDLIAAIGDVAGHDIEAAATMGQLRNLVRGNAYGRSDPVDELMRRLDATISGLHIPTAATAVLARLRPAPGGVAVTWCNAGHPAPLLVTADGGVRLLGGRREPLLGFTRPVPRTGAEVLLAPGDTLLLYTDGLVERRDQPIDEGMAQLCERVAAAGARPAADLCDLLLGTEQRREDDVALLAVRAR, via the coding sequence ATGACCGAACGCACCGAACGGCCGGCCGTCGACATCCCCGCACTGGCCGACCCGGCCCGGCTGCGGTCGCTTACCGACACCGGTCTGGGCGCCGCGCCGGACGAGGCGTTCGACAGGTTCGCCCGGCTGGTCAGCGACCTGCTCGACGTGCCGGTGGCGCTGGTCTCCCTGGTCAGCGAGACCCGACAGTTCTTCCCCGGCGCGGTCGGGTTGCCCGACCCGTGGGCCGCCCGCCGGCAGACCCCGCTGAGCCACTCGTTCTGCCAACACGTGATCGACACCGAGATCCCGCTGGTGCTGCCGGACGCCCGGCTCTATCCCCGGGTACGGGACAACCTGGCCGTGCCGGAACTGGGCGTCATCGCGTACGCCGGGATGCCGCTGACCGACCTGGACGGCCGGGTGCTCGGCTCGCTGTGCGCGATCGACAGCAAACCCCGGGCCTGGACGAAGGCCCAGCTACGCACCCTGGCCGACCTGGCGGCGGCCTGCTCCTCGGAGCTGCGGCTGCGGATCGCGCTGGATGCGGCCGAGGAGGCCCGCCGCCTGGTCGAGCAGGCACACGACCGGCTCAACCTGCTCGCCTCGCTGAGCGAGACCCTGGCCGGGACACTCGACGTGGAGACGGCGGTGGGACGGCTGGCCGACGCGGTGGTGCCGTTGCTTGCCGACTGGGCCACGGTGACCCTGGTCGACCGGGCAGGCACCCCCCGACGGGTCACCGCCGTGCACCGTGATCCGGCCCGCGCCGCCGAGGTGGCCCGGCTCGGCGAGCTCGCGCTCCACCGGCTCGGCCCGGCCTCGATCACCCGGACGGTGCTGCGGACCGGCCAGCCGGTGCTGCGCGGCGTCGCCGACCTGGCCGACATCCGGCAGGCCAGCGACGCCCCGGAGCTGGTGACCCTCGCCGAACGGCTGGGCTTCGCCTCGCACCTGACCGTGCCGGTGCCGGCCCCCGGCCGGGGCGCGGTGATGGGCGCGGTGACCCTGGTCAACGGGCCGGGTCGGCGGGCCTTCGACGACGACGACCTGGGTACCGCACTGGAGATCGGCCGTCGCGCCGGGCAGGCGGTCGGCAACGGGTGGATCTACGGCGAGCAGCGGCACGTCGCCGAGGTGCTGCAGCACAGCATGCTCCCGCAGTTGCCGCAGAGCCCGTGGGTCGAGCTGGTGGCCCGCTACCAGCCGGCCGCCGACCGGGTGGAGGTGGGCGGCGACTGGTACGACGCCTTCGTCCAGCCCGACGGCGACCTGATCGCCGCGATCGGGGACGTCGCCGGCCACGACATCGAGGCCGCCGCGACGATGGGGCAGCTCCGCAACCTGGTGCGGGGCAACGCGTACGGTCGCAGCGACCCGGTCGACGAGTTGATGCGGCGGTTGGACGCCACCATCTCGGGGCTGCACATCCCGACCGCCGCCACGGCGGTGCTGGCCCGACTGCGGCCGGCCCCGGGCGGGGTCGCGGTCACCTGGTGCAACGCCGGCCATCCCGCGCCGCTGCTGGTCACCGCCGACGGCGGCGTACGACTGCTCGGCGGCCGCCGGGAGCCGCTGCTGGGGTTCACCCGCCCGGTCCCGCGGACCGGGGCGGAGGTGCTGCTCGCTCCCGGGGACACCCTGCTGCTCTACACCGACGGGCTGGTGGAACGGCGGGACCAGCCGATCGACGAGGGCATGGCGCAGTTGTGCGAACGGGTCGCCGCCGCCGGTGCCCGGCCCGCCGCCGACCTGTGCGACCTGCTGCTCGGCACCGAACAGCGGCGCGAGGACGACGTGGCGTTGTTGGCCGTACGGGCCCGCTGA
- a CDS encoding PQQ-dependent sugar dehydrogenase produces MGRVTARLPYPRTARVRAALATSGVALLLTGCSLGPPEPDPAGEPPNLPTPSASAGTPEQQVVATVLAKGLRVPWAIAFLPDGAALVTERDSGRILKVGPESGAQGLTVAPVQTVPEVAASGEAGLLGIAVSPAYAQDRSVFVYYTTAQDNRVARLTLGGTPTPILTGIPKAGNHNGGGLAFGPDGQLYVSTGDAGNRDAAQDRANLAGKILRITPDGKPAAGNPFPNSPVWSLGHRNVQGMAWDSGKRMYATEFGQNTWDELNRIDKGANYGWPTVEGQAGDKRFVDPIAQWGTSEASCAGLAATGRSLATACLRGERLWLVELTDGGTVLGAPRELLTGKYGRLRAIAAAPDGSLWVSTSNHDGRGQPVPEDDRLLRLVFADGGAGRS; encoded by the coding sequence CTGGGGCGGGTGACCGCCCGACTCCCGTATCCCCGCACCGCCCGGGTCCGCGCGGCCCTGGCGACCTCCGGCGTCGCGCTGCTGCTGACCGGGTGCAGTCTCGGCCCGCCGGAGCCCGACCCGGCCGGTGAGCCCCCCAACCTGCCGACCCCGTCTGCGTCGGCGGGCACCCCGGAGCAGCAGGTGGTGGCCACGGTGCTGGCGAAGGGTCTACGGGTACCGTGGGCGATCGCCTTCCTGCCGGACGGGGCGGCGCTGGTCACCGAGCGGGACAGCGGCCGGATCCTCAAGGTCGGGCCGGAGTCGGGGGCGCAGGGGCTGACCGTCGCCCCGGTGCAGACCGTGCCGGAGGTGGCCGCGTCCGGTGAGGCGGGGCTGCTCGGCATCGCCGTCTCACCGGCGTACGCGCAGGACCGGTCGGTCTTCGTCTACTACACCACCGCGCAGGACAACCGGGTGGCCCGGTTGACGCTGGGCGGCACCCCCACGCCGATCCTGACCGGCATCCCCAAGGCCGGCAACCACAACGGCGGCGGGCTCGCCTTCGGCCCGGACGGGCAGCTCTACGTGAGTACCGGCGACGCCGGCAACCGCGACGCCGCCCAGGACCGCGCCAACCTGGCCGGCAAGATCCTGCGGATCACCCCGGACGGCAAACCGGCGGCGGGCAACCCGTTCCCGAACTCGCCGGTCTGGTCGCTGGGGCACCGCAACGTGCAGGGCATGGCCTGGGATTCCGGAAAGCGGATGTACGCCACCGAGTTCGGCCAGAACACCTGGGACGAGCTCAACCGGATCGACAAGGGCGCGAACTACGGTTGGCCGACGGTGGAGGGGCAGGCCGGTGACAAGCGGTTCGTCGACCCGATCGCGCAGTGGGGCACCTCGGAGGCGTCCTGTGCGGGGCTGGCGGCGACGGGCCGGTCACTGGCCACCGCCTGCCTGCGCGGCGAGCGGCTCTGGCTGGTGGAGCTGACCGACGGCGGCACCGTGCTCGGTGCGCCCCGGGAACTCCTCACCGGGAAGTACGGTCGGTTGCGGGCGATCGCCGCCGCCCCGGACGGTTCGCTCTGGGTCTCCACCTCCAACCACGACGGGCGCGGCCAGCCGGTGCCGGAGGACGACCGGCTGCTGCGGCTGGTCTTCGCCGACGGCGGTGCCGGCCGGAGCTGA
- a CDS encoding metallophosphoesterase yields MDGQENEQRGPGETDTPTRRERRRRTWWPAGRSGQARRVGVVLAVLLVALTGTVIGVFAAGRVSTDIGPFRADLTLAPAVRGGTTVDIPPLGALQLDSHQGPTHLTVGLGALDQRKTEALIDDPASISRASQSAVTDVRNGVLRLGLRTLGGAVLVTLLLAALVFRDTRRTAWAGGLALVVTAGSLGLAAGTLRPQAIEEPRYEGLLVNAPAIVGDARRIANDYSRYAEQLQRLVGNVSQLYTTVSALPVYEPAPGTTRVLHVSDMHLNPTGWQLIRTVVEQFGIDVVIDTGDLTDWGSEPEASYVGSIGLLKKPYVYIRGNHDSPRTAAAVARQPNAVVLNNSTTTVAGLTIAGIGDPRFTPDKETSPAGSGLTAQVADQVIGAGETLAATVRSSPRQVNVALVHDPASAGPLSGTCPLVLAGHTHSRQVSKLPQVAGQQPTQLMVEGSTGGAGLRGLEGEKPTPLSMTVLYFDQQKLLQAYDDITVGGTGQAQVNLERHVIREPAKGADVPVTPTPTRGATESPSTSGTGPPPTSPSPGPTR; encoded by the coding sequence ATGGACGGTCAGGAGAACGAGCAGCGCGGGCCCGGGGAAACGGACACCCCCACCCGGCGTGAGCGGCGCCGGCGCACCTGGTGGCCGGCCGGCCGGTCGGGGCAGGCCCGGCGGGTCGGCGTGGTGCTGGCGGTGCTGCTGGTCGCCCTGACCGGAACGGTCATCGGGGTGTTCGCCGCCGGCCGGGTCAGCACCGACATCGGCCCGTTCCGCGCCGATCTGACCCTGGCTCCGGCGGTCCGGGGCGGGACCACTGTCGACATCCCCCCGCTGGGCGCGCTGCAGCTCGACAGCCACCAGGGCCCGACCCACCTGACGGTCGGCCTCGGCGCGCTGGACCAGCGCAAGACCGAAGCGTTGATCGACGACCCGGCGAGCATCAGCCGGGCCAGCCAGTCGGCGGTGACGGACGTCCGCAACGGGGTGCTCCGGCTCGGGCTGCGTACCCTCGGCGGTGCGGTGCTGGTCACCCTGCTGCTGGCCGCGCTGGTCTTCCGGGACACCCGGCGTACCGCGTGGGCCGGCGGGCTGGCCCTGGTGGTGACCGCCGGCAGCCTGGGGCTGGCGGCGGGCACCCTGCGCCCGCAGGCCATCGAGGAGCCCCGGTACGAGGGACTGCTCGTCAACGCCCCCGCGATCGTCGGTGACGCGCGCCGGATCGCCAACGACTACAGCCGCTACGCCGAGCAGTTGCAACGGTTGGTGGGCAACGTCAGTCAGCTCTACACCACGGTCTCGGCGCTGCCGGTGTACGAACCGGCGCCGGGCACCACCCGGGTGCTGCACGTCTCCGACATGCACCTCAACCCGACCGGCTGGCAGCTGATCCGCACCGTGGTCGAGCAGTTCGGCATCGACGTGGTGATCGACACCGGCGACCTGACCGACTGGGGCAGCGAGCCCGAGGCGTCCTACGTCGGCTCGATCGGCCTGCTCAAGAAGCCGTACGTCTATATCCGGGGCAACCACGACTCGCCCAGGACTGCCGCGGCGGTGGCCCGCCAACCGAACGCGGTCGTACTGAACAACTCGACCACCACCGTGGCCGGGCTGACCATCGCCGGCATCGGTGACCCCCGGTTCACCCCGGACAAGGAGACGTCACCCGCCGGCAGCGGCCTCACCGCGCAGGTCGCCGACCAGGTCATCGGGGCCGGCGAGACGCTCGCCGCCACGGTCCGCAGCTCGCCGCGCCAGGTGAACGTCGCGCTGGTGCACGACCCGGCCTCGGCCGGGCCGCTCTCCGGCACCTGCCCGCTGGTGCTGGCCGGGCACACCCACTCCCGGCAGGTGTCGAAGCTGCCGCAGGTGGCCGGCCAGCAACCCACCCAGTTGATGGTGGAGGGCTCCACCGGCGGCGCCGGGCTGCGCGGCCTGGAGGGCGAGAAGCCCACCCCGCTGTCGATGACGGTGCTCTACTTCGACCAGCAGAAACTGCTCCAGGCGTACGACGACATCACCGTCGGCGGCACCGGTCAGGCCCAGGTGAACCTGGAACGTCACGTGATCCGGGAACCAGCGAAGGGCGCCGACGTTCCCGTCACCCCGACCCCGACGCGGGGCGCAACGGAGTCCCCGTCCACCTCCGGGACGGGCCCGCCCCCCACGTCGCCGTCGCCCGGCCCGACCCGCTGA